A stretch of the Mesorhizobium huakuii genome encodes the following:
- a CDS encoding precorrin-8X methylmutase, with amino-acid sequence MAAYDYIHDGTAIYERSFAIIRAEADLSRFSEAEADVAIRMIHACGQVEASSHFVFSPDFVAAARKALAAGAPIFCDAEMVSHGVTRARLPAGNEVICTLRDPRTHDIAKAIGNTRSAAAIDLWGERMAGSVVAIGNAPTALFYLLEKLRDGAPKPAAIIGMPVGFVGAAESKDALAENSYGVPYAIVRGRLGGSAMTAAALNSLARPGL; translated from the coding sequence ATGGCCGCCTACGACTACATCCACGACGGCACGGCGATCTACGAGCGCTCCTTCGCCATCATCCGCGCCGAGGCTGACCTGTCGCGCTTCTCCGAAGCCGAGGCCGATGTCGCCATCCGCATGATCCATGCCTGCGGCCAGGTCGAGGCATCAAGCCATTTCGTTTTCTCGCCTGATTTCGTCGCCGCCGCGCGCAAGGCCCTTGCCGCCGGCGCGCCGATCTTCTGCGATGCTGAAATGGTCTCGCATGGCGTCACGCGTGCCCGGCTGCCGGCCGGCAACGAGGTGATCTGCACGCTGCGCGACCCGCGCACGCACGACATCGCCAAGGCGATCGGCAACACCCGCTCGGCCGCGGCGATCGACCTGTGGGGCGAGCGCATGGCCGGCTCCGTCGTCGCCATCGGCAACGCGCCGACCGCACTCTTCTATCTCCTGGAGAAGCTGCGTGATGGCGCACCGAAGCCGGCGGCCATCATCGGCATGCCGGTCGGCTTCGTCGGTGCCGCCGAATCGAAGGATGCGCTGGCCGAGAATTCCTATGGCGTGCCCTATGCCATTGTGCGTGGCCGGCTTGGCGGCAGCGCCATGACCGCCGCCGCGCTCAATTCGCTGGCGAGGCCCGGCCTGTGA
- a CDS encoding cobalt-precorrin-6A reductase → MTHRILILGGTTEARQLAGNLAARADLSVTLSLAGRTENPIAQNVPTRVGGFGGAGGLAAYLNDMRIDLLIDATHPYAARISANAAQAARMAGAPIFALRRPGWESVEGDRWTEADTVGEAVQAVGAVPRRVFLALGRQEVAAFEAAPQHHYLIRSVDPVEPKLAVPDADYLLARGPFRQTDERVLLGNHRIDVVVSKNSGGEATYGKIAAARALGIEVVMVRRPTLPDVPSAETVEALAAMVDHFVEPAAERGV, encoded by the coding sequence ATGACCCACCGCATTCTGATCCTCGGCGGCACCACGGAAGCCCGGCAATTGGCCGGAAACCTGGCTGCGCGCGCGGATCTCTCCGTCACGCTGTCGCTGGCCGGTCGCACTGAAAACCCGATCGCGCAAAATGTGCCGACAAGGGTCGGCGGCTTTGGTGGTGCTGGCGGGCTGGCGGCCTATCTCAATGACATGCGGATCGACCTGCTGATCGATGCCACGCATCCTTATGCGGCGCGAATCTCCGCCAATGCCGCTCAAGCGGCACGCATGGCCGGGGCGCCGATCTTCGCTCTGCGCCGTCCCGGCTGGGAGTCTGTCGAGGGCGATCGCTGGACTGAAGCCGACACTGTCGGCGAGGCCGTGCAAGCGGTTGGAGCGGTGCCGCGCCGGGTCTTCCTGGCGCTCGGACGGCAAGAGGTCGCCGCATTCGAGGCGGCGCCCCAACACCATTATCTCATCCGCAGCGTCGACCCGGTCGAGCCGAAGCTGGCGGTGCCCGATGCCGATTATCTGCTGGCGCGCGGCCCGTTTCGCCAGACGGACGAACGCGTCTTGCTCGGAAACCATCGCATCGATGTCGTCGTGTCCAAGAACAGCGGCGGCGAGGCGACCTACGGCAAGATTGCCGCCGCCAGGGCGCTTGGCATCGAGGTGGTCATGGTCCGCAGGCCGACCTTGCCGGACGTGCCTTCGGCTGAAACCGTCGAAGCGCTGGCCGCGATGGTCGATCATTTTGTCGAGCCCGCTGCCGAACGCGGCGTGTAG
- a CDS encoding precorrin-3B C(17)-methyltransferase, giving the protein MSGRLTVIGLGPGNADQVTPEANRAVAEAKFFYGYKPYLDRLELRPDQTRVASDNREELARSKDALIKAAEGYDVAVVSGGDPGVFAMAAAVCEAIEAGPAEWRAVDVVVVPGITAMLAVAARIGAPLGHDFCAISLSDNLKPWELIELRLLAAAGAGFVIALYNPISKARPWQLGRAFECLTAILPGTTPVIFGRAAGRPDERIEVYLLADVDAQKADMATCIIIGSPETRIIKRGDRPALVYTPRSAAGSTK; this is encoded by the coding sequence ATGAGCGGCCGTCTCACCGTCATCGGCCTCGGGCCCGGCAATGCCGATCAGGTCACCCCTGAAGCCAACCGCGCCGTGGCCGAGGCGAAATTCTTCTATGGCTACAAGCCCTATCTCGACCGGCTGGAACTGCGCCCGGATCAGACCCGCGTCGCCTCCGACAACCGCGAGGAACTCGCCCGCTCCAAGGATGCCTTGATCAAGGCCGCCGAGGGCTATGACGTTGCCGTCGTTTCCGGTGGCGATCCCGGCGTCTTCGCCATGGCGGCCGCCGTCTGCGAGGCGATCGAGGCCGGACCGGCCGAATGGCGCGCGGTCGATGTCGTGGTCGTGCCCGGCATCACTGCAATGCTCGCCGTTGCCGCCCGTATCGGCGCGCCGCTCGGCCATGATTTCTGCGCCATTTCGCTGTCCGACAATCTGAAGCCGTGGGAGCTGATCGAACTGCGCCTCCTTGCGGCAGCCGGCGCCGGCTTCGTCATTGCGCTCTACAACCCGATCAGCAAGGCGCGCCCCTGGCAGTTGGGCCGCGCCTTCGAGTGCTTGACCGCGATCTTGCCCGGCACCACGCCTGTCATTTTCGGCCGCGCCGCCGGCCGTCCCGACGAACGCATCGAGGTCTACCTGCTGGCCGATGTCGACGCGCAGAAGGCCGACATGGCGACCTGCATCATCATCGGCTCGCCGGAAACCCGCATCATCAAGCGCGGCGACAGACCGGCGCTGGTCTACACGCCGCGTTCGGCAGCGGGCTCGACAAAATGA
- a CDS encoding cobalamin biosynthesis protein, whose protein sequence is MMVAGIGSRKGASVEDVLAAIETALEAHGLAMTALSALATAALKKDDEAIAAAGRALNLPVIIVDHAALQAASPATLSSSSLSQELAGTPSVSEASALAVAGAGAKLLGARTVLGPVTCAIAISGDAP, encoded by the coding sequence ATGATGGTCGCGGGCATCGGCAGCCGAAAAGGCGCGAGCGTTGAAGACGTGCTCGCCGCGATTGAAACCGCTCTCGAAGCGCACGGGCTGGCGATGACGGCGCTTTCGGCACTGGCCACCGCCGCGCTCAAGAAGGATGACGAAGCGATCGCCGCCGCTGGCCGCGCGCTGAACCTTCCGGTCATCATCGTCGATCACGCAGCACTTCAGGCCGCCTCGCCAGCGACGCTCAGCAGCTCCAGCCTCTCGCAGGAACTGGCCGGCACGCCGTCGGTTTCCGAAGCGTCAGCCCTTGCGGTCGCTGGCGCCGGCGCAAAACTGCTTGGCGCCCGCACTGTGCTTGGTCCGGTCACCTGCGCCATCGCCATCAGCGGAGACGCGCCATGA
- the cbiE gene encoding precorrin-6y C5,15-methyltransferase (decarboxylating) subunit CbiE, with the protein MPAEGPRGARAKWLTVIGIGEDGLAGLGDEAKRRIAEAEFIFGGKRHLALVAAFAKGKPCLWPVPFDAGMSDVLALAGSKVCVLASGDPFFHGVGATLARKVKPQAMHVIPAPSAVSLAAARLGWALQDIETVSLHGRPLDLIRPLLQPNARILALTSDAEAPAAIARLLTELDFGASRLTVLEALGGPKENQRTVRADAFELENINPLNVLAIEIDSDPQARVLPLTVGLADHLFDHDGQITKREIRAITLSSLAPRRGELLWDIGAGSGSIGIEWMLAHPLMRTIAIEADPIRAARIGHNAAVCGVPGLVVVEGSAPKALAGLDTPDAIFIGGGGSDTGVLKAAMKALRSGGRLVANAVTLEMEALLLAQHTKLGGDLTRINISRASPVGSMQAWRPAMPVTQWSWVKP; encoded by the coding sequence ATGCCTGCTGAGGGTCCGCGCGGTGCCAGAGCAAAATGGCTGACGGTGATTGGCATCGGCGAGGACGGTTTAGCGGGTCTCGGCGACGAGGCCAAGCGGAGGATCGCCGAAGCGGAGTTCATCTTCGGCGGCAAGCGGCATCTGGCATTGGTCGCCGCCTTCGCCAAGGGCAAGCCCTGCCTCTGGCCGGTCCCTTTCGATGCGGGAATGAGCGACGTGCTGGCGCTTGCCGGTAGCAAAGTCTGCGTGCTCGCCTCCGGCGATCCCTTCTTCCACGGCGTCGGCGCCACCCTCGCCCGCAAAGTGAAGCCACAGGCGATGCACGTCATCCCCGCGCCGTCGGCCGTTTCGCTGGCGGCCGCCCGCCTTGGCTGGGCGCTGCAGGATATCGAGACGGTCTCGCTGCATGGCCGGCCGCTCGATTTGATCCGGCCACTGCTGCAGCCCAATGCGCGCATCCTGGCACTGACGTCGGATGCCGAAGCGCCGGCGGCAATTGCCCGCCTGCTCACCGAACTCGATTTCGGCGCCTCGCGGCTGACGGTCCTGGAGGCGCTTGGCGGGCCAAAAGAGAACCAGCGCACCGTCCGCGCAGATGCCTTCGAACTCGAAAACATCAATCCGCTCAACGTGCTGGCCATCGAGATTGATTCGGATCCGCAAGCCCGCGTCCTGCCGCTCACGGTTGGCCTCGCCGATCATCTGTTCGACCATGATGGCCAGATCACCAAGCGCGAAATCCGTGCCATCACCCTGTCGTCGCTGGCGCCTAGGCGCGGCGAATTGCTGTGGGACATCGGCGCCGGCTCGGGTTCCATCGGCATCGAATGGATGCTCGCCCATCCCCTGATGCGCACCATCGCCATCGAAGCCGACCCGATCCGTGCCGCCCGCATTGGCCACAACGCTGCTGTCTGTGGCGTTCCCGGCCTCGTCGTGGTGGAAGGCAGCGCGCCCAAGGCCCTTGCCGGGTTGGACACGCCGGACGCGATCTTCATCGGTGGTGGCGGCAGTGACACCGGCGTGTTGAAGGCGGCTATGAAGGCGCTGCGCTCCGGCGGCCGTTTGGTCGCCAATGCGGTGACGCTGGAGATGGAAGCCCTGCTTCTCGCACAGCACACGAAACTCGGTGGCGATCTTACCCGGATAAACATCTCCCGGGCGTCTCCGGTTGGATCGATGCAGGCCTGGCGACCGGCCATGCCGGTCACCCAGTGGAGCTGGGTGAAGCCATGA
- a CDS encoding precorrin-2 C(20)-methyltransferase, with product MNALPNANSRGKLVGVGTGPGDPELLTLKAARALAEADVVAYFAKRGNNSNARAIVETRFRPDMLELPLLYPVTTEIDKDHDDYRSQITGFYEESAGKVAEHLEAGRMVAVLSEGDPLFYGSYMHLHVRLAHRFPTEVIPGVTAMSGCWSQTGVPIVQGDDVLTVLPGTMSEFELTRRLADTDAAVIMKVGRNLPKIRRALEATGKLTRAVYVERGTMTGSVSMKLADKQDDKAPYFAIVLVAGWSGRPGALGVQA from the coding sequence GTGAACGCGCTTCCCAATGCCAATTCACGGGGCAAGCTCGTCGGCGTCGGCACTGGTCCCGGCGACCCCGAACTGTTGACGCTGAAGGCGGCGCGGGCCTTGGCCGAAGCCGATGTCGTCGCCTATTTCGCCAAGCGCGGCAACAACAGCAATGCGCGCGCCATCGTCGAAACGCGCTTCCGGCCTGACATGCTGGAATTGCCGCTGCTCTATCCCGTCACCACCGAAATCGACAAGGATCACGACGACTATCGCTCGCAGATCACCGGTTTCTATGAGGAGTCGGCCGGAAAGGTCGCCGAGCACCTCGAAGCAGGCCGAATGGTTGCCGTCCTGTCCGAGGGCGATCCGCTGTTCTACGGTTCCTACATGCATCTGCATGTGCGCCTTGCCCATCGCTTTCCCACGGAAGTCATCCCCGGCGTCACCGCCATGTCAGGCTGCTGGTCGCAGACCGGTGTGCCGATCGTGCAGGGCGACGATGTACTGACCGTCCTGCCCGGCACAATGAGCGAGTTCGAGCTGACGCGTCGCCTCGCTGACACCGACGCCGCCGTCATCATGAAGGTCGGCCGCAACCTGCCCAAGATCAGGCGCGCGCTGGAAGCCACCGGCAAGCTGACGCGCGCCGTCTATGTCGAGCGCGGCACCATGACCGGCAGCGTTTCGATGAAGCTCGCCGACAAGCAGGACGACAAGGCGCCCTATTTCGCCATCGTGCTGGTCGCCGGCTGGTCCGGCCGGCCCGGTGCGCTGGGAGTGCAGGCATGA
- the cobA gene encoding uroporphyrinogen-III C-methyltransferase, translating into MSGNTKNNGENATLEQALARLDFKPRPLEPGHVWLAGAGPGDPGCLTLEVLAALAEADALVYDALVSPDVVAVAENAELFFAGKRGGKPSMKQDDITALLVRLAREGRRVVRLKGGDPYIFGRGGEEALALARENIPFRVLPGLTSGLSALAATGIPATMRGINKAVILATGHAAGTDDDIDWAAIARTGQPVVVYMGMANLPLIAAALLDGGLAPSTPAAVIVAATTPQERTVVATLATIAEEAAAAGLTSPALIVVGGIVAMRAALTGQA; encoded by the coding sequence GTGAGCGGCAACACCAAAAACAACGGCGAAAACGCCACGCTCGAACAGGCGCTCGCCCGTCTGGACTTCAAGCCGCGCCCGCTGGAGCCGGGCCATGTCTGGCTGGCCGGCGCCGGTCCCGGTGACCCCGGCTGCCTGACCCTGGAAGTGCTGGCGGCTTTGGCCGAAGCGGACGCGTTGGTCTACGACGCGCTGGTCTCGCCTGACGTTGTCGCTGTTGCTGAAAATGCCGAGCTGTTCTTTGCCGGCAAGCGCGGCGGAAAACCGTCGATGAAGCAGGACGACATCACCGCATTGCTGGTCAGACTGGCGCGCGAAGGCCGCCGCGTCGTCAGGCTGAAGGGCGGCGATCCCTATATTTTCGGCCGTGGCGGGGAGGAAGCCTTGGCATTGGCGCGTGAAAACATCCCGTTTCGTGTCCTGCCCGGCCTGACATCCGGCCTCAGCGCACTGGCCGCCACCGGCATCCCTGCCACCATGCGCGGCATCAACAAGGCGGTGATCCTGGCGACCGGCCACGCCGCCGGCACCGATGACGACATCGACTGGGCGGCGATCGCCCGCACCGGCCAGCCTGTCGTGGTCTATATGGGCATGGCCAATCTGCCCCTGATCGCAGCAGCTCTGCTCGATGGCGGGCTGGCGCCGTCGACACCGGCGGCGGTGATCGTCGCTGCCACCACGCCGCAGGAGCGGACCGTCGTCGCCACGCTCGCCACCATTGCCGAGGAAGCGGCCGCCGCCGGTCTCACCTCGCCGGCGCTGATCGTCGTCGGCGGCATCGTCGCCATGCGCGCCGCATTGACGGGGCAAGCATGA
- the cobW gene encoding cobalamin biosynthesis protein CobW yields MSASVSRVPCTVVTGFLGAGKTTLVRHLLENAGGKRIAIIVNEFGDIGIDGEILKGCGIDTCPEENIVELANGCICCTVADDFVPALDQILSLTPKVDHILIETSGLALPKPLVQAFQWPTVKSRVTVDGVIAVVDGPALAEGRVANDMDALQAQRAQDDSLDHDDPVEEVFEDQIACADLIILSKSDLMDAAGSARANAIIGEHSARAVKIVPTAHGKVDPSVLLGLGLAVEDDIENRKSHHDGAFDHEHDDFDTFIVDIASIANPDELAKRVATAAEQENVLRVKGFVEVGGKPMRLLLQAVGPRVNHYYDRAWTAEDDRRSRLVVIGLKGLNRPAIERILAG; encoded by the coding sequence ATGAGCGCTTCCGTCTCCCGCGTCCCCTGCACCGTCGTCACCGGCTTCCTCGGCGCCGGCAAGACGACGCTGGTCCGCCATCTCCTGGAAAACGCCGGCGGCAAGCGCATTGCCATCATCGTCAACGAGTTCGGCGACATCGGTATCGACGGCGAGATTTTGAAGGGCTGCGGCATCGACACCTGCCCGGAGGAAAACATCGTCGAACTGGCCAATGGCTGCATCTGCTGCACCGTCGCCGACGATTTCGTGCCGGCGCTCGATCAAATCCTGTCGCTGACGCCGAAAGTCGACCACATCCTGATCGAAACCTCAGGCCTCGCTCTGCCCAAGCCACTGGTCCAGGCTTTTCAGTGGCCGACGGTGAAGAGCCGCGTGACGGTCGACGGCGTCATCGCCGTGGTCGATGGTCCCGCACTTGCCGAAGGCCGCGTCGCCAACGATATGGACGCGCTGCAGGCGCAGCGCGCGCAGGATGACAGCCTCGACCATGACGACCCGGTCGAGGAAGTGTTCGAGGATCAGATCGCTTGCGCCGATTTGATCATCCTGTCGAAGAGCGACCTGATGGATGCCGCCGGCTCGGCCCGCGCCAACGCCATCATTGGCGAACATTCCGCCCGTGCCGTGAAGATCGTGCCGACAGCACACGGCAAGGTCGATCCTTCCGTACTGCTCGGACTCGGTCTCGCCGTCGAGGACGACATCGAAAACCGCAAATCCCATCATGACGGCGCCTTCGACCATGAGCATGACGACTTCGACACCTTCATCGTCGACATTGCCTCGATCGCCAATCCGGACGAGTTGGCAAAGCGCGTCGCCACCGCCGCCGAACAGGAAAACGTGTTGCGCGTGAAAGGCTTCGTCGAGGTCGGCGGCAAGCCGATGCGGCTCCTGCTGCAGGCCGTCGGCCCGCGCGTCAACCACTACTACGATCGCGCCTGGACCGCCGAGGACGACCGACGCTCGCGCCTCGTCGTGATCGGCCTGAAGGGGCTGAACCGCCCCGCGATCGAGCGTATACTCGCCGGCTGA
- the cobM gene encoding precorrin-4 C(11)-methyltransferase encodes MTVHFIGAGPGAADLITLRGARLLASCPVCLHAGSIVAPELLQHCAPGTKLIDTAPMSLDEIEAAYVAAHKAGHDVARLHSGDLSVWSAVAEQIRRLEKHRIPYTLTPGVPLFAAAAAALRRELTIPEVAQSLVLTRVSGRASKMPPGETLAGFGRTGATLAIHLAIHAIDRVVAELTPHYGGDCPVAIVFRASWPDERVLTGTLETIEAQLAADPMERTAIIFVGRSLAAEGFGESSLYDAHYQRRFRGRDGL; translated from the coding sequence ATGACCGTCCATTTCATCGGCGCTGGTCCCGGTGCCGCCGACCTCATCACGCTTCGCGGCGCCAGGCTCCTGGCAAGCTGCCCGGTCTGCCTGCATGCCGGCTCGATCGTTGCGCCTGAATTGCTGCAGCACTGTGCGCCGGGGACGAAACTCATCGACACCGCGCCGATGTCGCTCGACGAGATAGAGGCCGCCTATGTCGCCGCCCACAAGGCAGGCCACGATGTCGCCCGCCTGCATTCCGGCGATCTGTCGGTGTGGAGCGCGGTCGCCGAGCAGATCCGTCGTCTGGAAAAGCACCGCATTCCCTACACGCTGACGCCGGGCGTCCCTCTCTTTGCCGCCGCCGCAGCCGCACTGCGCCGCGAACTGACTATTCCCGAAGTGGCCCAAAGCCTGGTGCTGACCCGCGTCTCCGGACGTGCGTCAAAGATGCCACCCGGTGAGACGTTGGCCGGCTTCGGCCGCACCGGCGCCACGCTGGCCATTCATCTTGCCATCCACGCCATCGATCGCGTCGTCGCCGAATTGACGCCGCATTATGGCGGCGATTGCCCGGTGGCGATTGTCTTCCGCGCTTCCTGGCCGGATGAGCGCGTGCTGACCGGCACGCTGGAAACCATCGAGGCACAGCTTGCCGCCGATCCGATGGAGCGCACGGCGATCATCTTCGTCGGCCGCTCACTGGCGGCGGAAGGCTTTGGCGAGAGTTCATTGTATGACGCCCACTACCAGCGGCGTTTTCGCGGACGGGACGGATTGTGA